tggagtgtgaactcagatcctctgcactgcccctggcttctttttgctcaaggctagcactctaccacttgagccacagcgccacttccagccttttctgtttatgtggtgctgaggaatcgagcccaaggcttcaagcatgctaggcaagcactctgctactaagccacattcccagccctctgcataTTCTTAATTAAGCCTCACATCAGACCCTGAACCAACAGGCAGAGACTGTGGCTTGTCATGTAGGCATGTCAGCTGCTTCAAGTAAAGCCATTGCTCCTAATGACTCCAATACAATGTTCCATGTGCCAAGTGCCAGGAACCAGAGAGCAGCTAATAGCTGCCAAACTCATCAGGACACCTTCCTGACCAGCCCTGGAGATCTTTCTTCCAAACCAGTCCAACCGCTGCTATCCCTCTCTCCCTACACATTCACAgtggctccccgcccccccccgcccccaacgcTGCCGCAAACCCAGCACAATGACAGCCAATGCTTCCCTCTGCcgccctccacccaccccacccctctcatGGCTCCTATCTCACCACAGATAGTAGAGGCTTTGTAGGATTAAACTCCTTGGCATTGGGGTTCAACGTTGATTTCTTTACTTGTCTACAAGAGAAAATATAATCAGTTTCATGGCCTGCACCTCACCCCCTAGCGCACCAGCAGCCCCCATGGTACTCACTCAGCGACAGGGCCCTCATCCTTGTCATCTCCCTTTATAAGGCCCACTGGGGGGCTGCCAGTCTGGCTCGGGCAAGGTGGTGGAGGCTGCTCCGAACCCTCAGCGCCTCCTGCTGATGCCAGAGGTGGTTTGTCTTCTTTATCGGATACGGACTCCGTCTTTGAGGAGACTGGAGACCCCATGGACTCTGAGGTTAATAAACCATcaacctccttctcctttcctttggcCTCCTCCTTTAGGATCCGGGGGGAAAAAGGATCCAGGCTGGTCTCAGGGGAGCTGGGGGGCTGAAGCTGGAAGGAGGACACATACAGTGAGCACTGTCCAGGTGACCTCAGGTCCTGCCTCCTCCAGGTCCTCCTAGCTTGAGGCTCTTCTTTTCCACCCACTGGGCACTTTGCTGTGGCTACAGTTCCACCCACACCACTGCATGCTGTCAAATCCAGCTCCTTCGCACCCTGCTCACCTTGAACTGGGCCCCAAACTTTCTTAGTTCTTCCAATTGAAATCGTTTCTGTTCATTTTGAAGGCCAGAGACtaagtgaaaaagagaaaaataatcaatCACAGCCAGGCTTTGGTGGTCAAGAGGCTAagacatgaggatcatggtttgaaaccagcctggacaagaaagtctgtgagacgtttatctccaattaaccaccaaaaaccaggagtagagctatggctcaaagtggtagagtgctagcttttagcagAGAAGTTCATGGACAGCATCCaaccccttagttcaagccccgtgaacaacaacaacaaaatagaacaCACATCCTTTTCAAAGGTGACTACACAGGACTAATACAGAGGACAAGAAACCAAGGAAAAACACAAGAGCTCTTGAGAATTTCAACAGGAATTAGGGTCAAAGGGCCAATGGAAACTGCTTCCTATTCCCAACAAACTTCTAACGGAAATGCTCTCTCAAACAAAGAAGCATTAGACCCCACCATGGTAAACCATTCTTACCTTTCCCAGCTATCCGGGCCAGGTCCTGGGGTTCCAGGGTCCTGCCAGGCTCCTTGGCTGGGACTTCTTTCACTGAGGAAAGAGACATGCCTGAAGGTTCTCCTATTCCAAACCACACTGCTAACTGTCCATAGCCCTCAACGGTCAGGCTCTTACCATCTGTGGGGGTCAGTGAGATCTTTGGAGAAGCTGGGGTAATAGAGCCTGCTCCAGGATCCACAACAGATGTGACAGGGATGGAGGCTGCAGAAGTTGCTACTGCCGAGCCAAGAGGAGGCTCAGGACACGGAGTTGAGATTGGGGCAGGGACAGCAGACTTGGGAGAGCGTGGGGGGTACATCCGTCCcactggaagaaaagggagagctGTTCCATGGTTACCGCTGGTCAATAAGCAGCGAATACAGGGCACTTACTTAAAGCTTACACATTTTTTGTACTCAGGATCACAAACTCAAAAGTCTACAAAGCCAAGACAGATAGTATAAGGAGAAGGAGGTAAATGGTCTCAATGTGCACCAAAAAGACCAGAATGCTTATAAGAACAGTCATGATTTGGTCCTAGGCAACTAGAGGTATGCAATTAACACAGGATCAGTTTTGGCGGAACTTTCTGCACTTCAAAAGAAACTGGAAATTTTCTATGATTTCCCTTTTAATAAACTGGCAACAAATTAAAATCTAAACAAAATACATCTGACAGTCAGATATAATCCATGAATTGCCAGGTTGAAATTGCTATActagggaaatggaaaaattctTTTCCCAACAGGACAAATTCAACCTTTCCCCACTCTAGCATCTATCTTTAACCTGTCTCCCATTCCATCACTCATTCCACCTGACTTGTCTCTGTATACGTTCACACCCATTTCTTCACCCAGCACGATGAAGCTTTTACCTGCAGCAGGAGGTGGAACGGAAGCTTCTCCGGAAGGCCTGCTGTTAGGTGAAGACAGAGTCTTACCACCTCTCAGAGGCCGCTGTGCCTTGGGAGACATGCGGGAAGGGccttggggaggaaaaaaaggtaaaaaaaatgagCACCTGCTGTTACATCACCACTAACACATCCAATCTCCTCCTAACCCACCTACTTTTTATACTTCCCACCTTCCTGTTGTCCCCTTTTTTGCCAAGTGTGCTTCATAACTCACCTCCATTGATCCCACGAGTCTCAGACCCTGGGCCAGGGCTGCTGTTGTCGAGGTGGTGAGGACCACGGGGTGGCAATGAGCTAAGGCCAGGCCTCCCGCCTCGAGAACTGCTACACCGAACTCCTCCCCGGGGACCTTCCCGAACTCTCTGCGGCAAAGGGATATACTTCCCCTCCCTGAAGAAAGATTCAAGTCAAGGACAAAATGCACATTTTTTGGCATTATggagtcctagcaactcagacaCAATCAACCAATGTTCCCCAATTTCACCAATCCTAGTGGATGAGAAAAGCAAGATCAGGCTATAGTTAAGTGCTGAGCCAGGCACTGAacacctcatgcctataatcctagttattcaggaggctgagacctgaggaacagatctcaaagtcagcccaggcaaatacaaataatacaaatatGGATGAATACAAATACTATAACCAAattccttaaaaattttttttcttgggctgggaatatggcctagtggcaagagtgcttgcctcctacacatgaagctcttggttcgattccccagcacaacatatatggaaaatggccagaaggggtgctgtggctcaggtggcagagtgctagccttgagcgggaagaagccagggacagtgctcaggccctgagtccaaggcccaggattggcaaaaaaaaaaaaaattaaaaattaaaaaaaaattttttttttcttcatgccaAATGTTGATGGCTCATGGCCATAACTGGTGAGAACTGAGGACCAAGGCTCCAAGCAAGCCCAGGTAAGAAGTatatgagcttcttatctccaattaaccaccaaaaagccagaagtggagctgtggctcaaagctgtaaGCTGTAGAGcacttgagatcaagccccagtcccagaaaggaaaaaaaaaaaaaaaaaaaaaaagcagaaattcaACTGTCACAGCCAAGAGGTTTAAATAaacatgaataaattaaaaaatgaattcaaatatGGTATAATATCCTGGATAGTATCCTAGAACGGAAGAAGAATCTGAGATTCAAAAATAAGAATGTAATAAACTTCAGACTTTAGTTAATAACAATATATCAATATTGGTTCATTAATTGTCGTAAGTAAAATGTTAATAAGGGAAACTGAATCTAGTATACATGGGGAATTCATACCTATAAACTTAAACAggttattaagaaaaataaaaaagcagtaatgggttatcttaaaaaaaaaaaaaagctgtagcgcactaatcttgagcacaagcACTCAgacaagtgcccaggctcttagttcaagccccaaaagcaGCACCACCCCctcccttttttgccagtccagggcttgaactcagggcctgggtactgtccctgggcttctttggttcaaggctagtagtctaccatttgagccacagcaccacttctggccttttctgtttatgtggtactgaggaatcaatcccagggcttcatgcatgctaggcaagcactctaccactaagccacattcccagccttccaacTTTTTAATCTAAACTTAAATATGCTTAACCTTATGGAAAATTACTTACTCTTGCTACATTTCAGTCTCCCCAATCTACAAGTTGGAAATAGCTACGTATTAACCTACCTCTTACAAAGCAGCAAAGATTAACATAAAAACAGGCTAGCCAAGGCCTTGAACCCCACTGTGAGACTCAAACAGCTCCAGATGCCCAATGAGTTACCTGGATGCCAGGCTGGGGCTCTCTCGCCCTGACCCTTGCCTTTGGACTGCACTATGCTTCTCCTCCTCTGTGCGCCCGTCCTCATTTTCCATAGCAATCCGTAGGCGGTACTGGGGACTTGACTCGATCTCTCGAGCCAGCTGGGCTGCACGCAGCTCCCGCTGACGGAACTCTTCTGAGTTGTCTTTTTCTAAGGGTACCCTGAAAAAATACCCACATACTATGTTATAACATCAGCATTTGTAACAAGCCTACAGCATCAGTGTGTAATGTCTtccatcattttttcttcttttctagtgCTAGGGTCCAAACTCAAGAGCCTCACACGTTAGACAAGTACTCTGGCCTAGCCCAGTTagcatattcatatatttattcatatatgtgCTCCTGGGTATGAACTGAGGAGGTCTTATGCTTGCTATGTAGgccctctacttgagccacacccccagtctaGCCAACATTTAATACTACTACTAGGTCCCAAGGTAAAACACTAAGACATATATGAATGTAAAGTTTACAATGCTTAAATTTTAGAAAGAAGATATAGGTGAATAGTTAGAAAAGAAGTCACTATTCACAGTGTGGCCTAACCAGAAAAACTTAATTTATATTCTTTATAtaaaaattcagggctggggatatggcctagtggcaagagtgcctgcctcatatacatgaggccctgggttcgattccccagcaccacatatacagaaaatggccagaagtggcactgtggctcaagtggcagagtactagccttgagcaaaaagaagccagggacagtgctcagaccctgagtccaagccccaggactggcaaaaaaataaataaataaaatttaaaaaaaaatcaacatcagTATCACCCCAtcctggagtaaaaaaaaaaatctttgaggaAATAGGTCACAAGGCAGACCAGGAGTGAGGAGAAAGTTCCTTGTATACCTATAAAAGAATGCACAAGAACTATGTTCTACTTAGCAATCTACCTTCTGCTGGTGAGTACACTGCTCCACTGCCCCACTGAGGAGTGCAAGACACTCACGTGTAAGAGGAGAGACTGCTGTCGTAAGTGGTCTTCACGCCATAGTTCTCCTCATTGAACTTGAACATTTCGTTGGGGTCCCATCCATTGGACTAAAGGGTTAAAGGGAGAATGTTTAAAACCCAGCAAGGGAAAGAATAATTGATAAGCCATTTTCCTTCACATTAAAAACTTAAATGCGAACCACACCCAGAGCAGTATCAAGACATTCATTCTAGGTGTAAGCCCCCAAGAAAGTCTAACACATTTGCACAAATACATATGGCTCTAAAACCAATACAGCACTACTTGTTAAATTTTGTTTACCTATTTAcatatttagttttagttttttttttttttttttgccagtcctgggccttggactcagggcctgagcactgtccctggcttcttcccgctcaaggctagcactctgccacttgagccacagcaccacttctggccgttttctgtatatgtggtgctggggaatcgaacctagggcctcgtgtatcggaggcaggcactcttgccactaggccatatccccagcccacacataTTTAGTTTTTGACTGAGCGTTCTGCTTTTAAACTACTCAGGGCGGGCTGGAATTCTACATAACCAAAGCTGCCCCCTGCCTTTGCCTTCCAAATACTgaaattacaagtgtgtaccactaagccgggtgctagtggctcatatttgtaatcctagctatataggaAGCTAAGATATGAtgagtgtggttcaaagtcagcctgagcaaaagagtccATGGGACTCTAAGAGGCTTCagaactgcacccaggccctgagtttaagccccaggactggcaaaaaaaaaaaaataacaaaaaaccccaaaacaacaacaaaagggctggggatatggcctagtggcaagagtgcctgcctcatatacatgaggccctgggtttgattccccagcaccacatatgcagaaaatggccagaagtggcgctgtggctcaagtggcagagtgctagccttgagcagaaggaggccagggatggtgctcaggccctgagtccaagccccaggaatggccaaaaaaaaaaaacaacccacaagtaTGCACCCACTACACTTGGCTTGTGAGACTTCTTTAAATGCCAAAATAATGGTAACGAAACACATCATAAGGGCAAAGAACAAAAATAGTTTTTTGATTATTCATAATTAAGAGAAACAAACTAGATCCGTGTATAGCACGAAAAGTTCGACAAGGTGAGAAAAGTAAATTGTTCTGCAAACTGATACTAAAATATATGTCAAAGATGTTGCTTTTAGGAAAGGAAATGggcctaattttattttttgctagttctggggcttgaactcagggcctgagcactatccctggcttcttttttgctcaaggctagcactctactccttgagccacagcaccacttctggctttttctatttatgtggtgctgaggaatcaaacccagggcttcatgcatgtgaggcaagcaccctaccactaggacacattcccagccccgaaatggGTCTAAACAGTGGTGTTTTTTTAAACCTACTGTTACACTGATAGAAAAGAGTCACAAAGCAAACATTAACTGCCAATCATGTACAGATACATTTGTTAGCTATTTTCTGAACTTTTGTATTTGCTATTTGAGAACCATCAACAATAGGCAACAGCATTTCCGCCCCCCCCTTTCTAATAATCAACACCTGATTCAAAGAATGAATCTGTCAACAACCCCCAATCTGGCTGCCCCATTACTCAGAGAAGGAGACTATACCATGTCAGACTCGAGATCATAGTCATCGCTGTTGCTGTCACCACCCTCCCAGCGCTGAAGCACCTTCTCTTTGTGCTCACCGTTCACCTTCGAGTTCATGGCAATGGCTGAGTCAGTGAACTTGTCTGTAGGGCAGAATGGATAATCAGAAGTCAGGTGGTAACTGACAGCTTTCCTGCCTCTCAGCCTCACTCCCATACCCCCAATAAGTAGTTTAGAAACAAAGACAAGCTTAAAAAACCCatattcagccaggcactggaggatcacccctataatcctagacactcaggaggctaagatctgaggattgcagttcaaagactgcCCAAGCAGGAACATCCataagacacttatttccaataagccactagaaaaccaaagtggagctgtggttcaaagtggtagaacactagccttgagcagaaaagctcaaggatagtgcacaggccctgagttcaagctccatgactgataaaaaaaaaaaaaaaaacagacccaGAATATTGTATACTATATGTTGAGAGAAGGAAACATCAGACAAAACACTGATTTTAATGGTTCAAAGCAACAACTGAATTGTAAACTAACAAGGAACAACCATGAAGAACCACAACAGAGGCCGGAACCCACCTCCCTACATATCAGACATCAAAACACATTtagaagaaaatttcagccatctttttcaggaaaaaagctggtaaaaaaaatcaagtcaacaTGTTCCAGCTGCAAACAAACTTCCCTCTACTCACATAGAGTGGATCtgacacaacagcacagcacaatacCTTTAGTAGCATAATTGAAGTCAACATTTCGGAAGTGGACAAGCATGACATCACTTGGCTTAAACACCATGGTGTCTACAATGTCTTCTCGACGAGGGCCACCCGCTGGCTCAGATGCTTTCCGGTGCACAGCATCTACTGCCAGctcaaactacaaaagcaacattGCCCAACAAGCACAGgtcaatattaagaaatataagTGCAAAACTATGACCATTCCCCTCTTACCCTTTCTAAATCTTTCCCAATAGTACATTGTCACGTGCCCAGCCTGCTCTACAAAACCacaggacttagaaaaaataaatctcaaactTAAATTTTAACTAAAAATGTTAAGGTCCACAAGAATGGTAAATAGTATTGTCTGAGTCTTCAACACATCCTtgacttccctctcccccttccatgCAATTCCAAAAATAAGCCAATTTGACTAAACTGACCTTTGAGCTCAGAGTCTTGAAAATGCCTTCATAGGTAGTGCCATTCTTCACCTTTACATCACAAGTGGAGCCCTAAGAGGGTGGGAAGGTTAAGAAGACTCCAAAACTGATGGATCTCAGTCCTCAAACACTCTAGGGATTAAAAGCTTCACTTACCACCACAGCTGTCAGGAAATGCAGCATCCTGGAATTATTATAGACACCTTCAAACACCTGTCGGTAACATCAGatggagaagaaataaagaagcagCCTGCAAACACCTCCTTTCTTTCTAAATGACTCTTGTTGGGCTGAACCACAATTCTTGTTAGCTCATTTGTCTATCTCTGCATCTACCATGTCTTATATTCCCATATGGTCGTTATTTAGTTCTTCCTATTTtttacaaggagaaaaaaaaggcacTCACAGGTGACTGTGGGGGTCCTTTTCCAGTACTCTGTCccctataagaaaaaaaaaaaaaaggttatttacTCCCAAAGCCACATATATCATGAAGTTGCTTAGTCAACAAGGTTTCCCAACTCTCATGTTAAAAAAGGAGTAGGCATTAAATGTTAATAAACACATTTCCTCCAAaagccagttaaaaaaaaaagaccccaatTAACAACGGCTGTCAATTGCTCTAAAAGCCAATACAACAGCCTTCTCACTTTCTTCAAGGGGCCAGGGTTGAATGCGTCCACGGACCAATGCCACAGTGTTCTAATAAGCAGTAACCCCCTCCAGACCGGAAAGGTGAAAAGCTCAGAGGTGCAGATGCACTGCTACTCAGCTCATGCACATCACCTCCCAAATGGAGCAAACCATTTTCGGCAACCTTAGGTCCCAAGCCCGGCGAGGAGGGGTATTTCCTCCACACTCCGCCCTTTCGCCGTCATTACTCATTCACCCAGTTACCCACACTGCAGGGGTCACCAATCGCCAGGTAACACTGCTCCTCGATGGCTGATGTAACCGGCGGTTGAGGAGGGCGGTGAGGGGGCCGTTGGCGGGGCCGGGGGACAGCGCAGCCGCAAAAGCCATCCACCGGGAGGCCTCGCCCGGTCTGCGCCTGCGCACTAAAGCCCACGGGCCTCTtcaaagcccccccccctcccgcgaaCACGACCCACTGCGCCTGCGTGTACCGCCGCTCTCGATCGCATTGACACACAACCCCGCGGAACTGTGAGCTCCGCTCCCGCCAACACCAGACGCACCTTTCCATGCACACTAGCCGCCCCAGCCCTACGCGCTACCGGGACGCGGGAATGCCCGGGTCACAAGACGGAGCATCCGCGCGCACGTAGTCGAagggcgggcgcgcgcgcgctGGAGGTTCCCAGCCCGCAGTCCTCCCAGCCGTCCCTCCTTCCGCGCCCCCGCCCACCCGGCTCCCCTCTTACTGGCCAGACCAGGAAGGGGGAGGTAGCAACCCGCTccaagtccctccctccccattggCCAAACTGTGGGCCGCGCGCCCCCCTCCATTGGCCAGAGCCGGGGACCCCTTCCCGCAGCTGGCACCTCATTGGCTGCAGCCGGGGACCGCGAGACCCTTCGTGGTAATGGAGCCGGGGACCCCGATCACCTCCTCACCCCCCCAATTCCCCGTGCCCGCGGTGCTGGCAGGACGCGCCCCGCCTCCCCACGGGGCCTCGTCCCGGGCTAGGCCCTCGGGAGCCGAGCGCGGCTCCGAGATCCCGGATGCGGCCAAGGACCCTTTCTCTCCAACCTGTTGGGACCCAAagggaaccccccccccagcttcctgGGGTTCCTCATTCCCGGCGCCCGCTGCaccgggccgggctgggggcgcGCCCCACCGGAACCGCGCCGCCGCCTCCAGCCCGCAGCCCGGCTCCCCCACCCGGAAGCCCGCCCTTCTCACCTGGCGCTGCCGATGGCGGCGGCCCCGGGCCTCTCCTGGTGCGGCGGCGGCGCTAAGATGCCTTCGGCTCCCCGGCGAAGCCCGCTCCCAGCCGCGGGCCCCAGGCACGGGGAGGCGACGACGGGAGGCCCCGGCGGAGCCGCGGTGACGGCCAGCGGCCCCGGGAGGCCGCCGTTGGGAGGGCTGGTGCCGCCGGGAGGCCGGCGGGCCACGGCCTGTTGCGTGGGGGGCGGCTGTGGGGGCTGAGAGGTCTGTTGTGGCGGCTGAGGCTTCAACATGATGGCAGCGTCCGGAAAGGGAAttaagagggaagggagggaaagagggggccGGGGTTGGAGCCGCGCCGGGGAGCGCGGGAAGCGGAGGGGATCGGGAGGCCGGGGACCCGCCgttggcgggcgggggggggaagccccGCGGAGCCGGGGATAGGTAGAGAAGACCGCGGCGCGAGGGAGCGCCGcgaggcggaaggggagggggggtctcGGGCCTgaggaaagcgagagagcgcgagtcGACCTGGCGCGCGTGCGCGTCgccgggaggagggcgggggaggagcgGGCCGGCGCTCTGCCGGGGGAGGGGCGCGAGGAGGGAGCGCGGCTTGAGGCGACCGGGCGGTTGGCTCCGGCAGGAGACGGGGAGAGGAGGAAGCCGGTGGACCTCGCGCTCCCGGCCCTTCAGCTAGGTAAGGAGCAGCGCGGGCGCTCAACGCGCGCCAAGTTTAGAGTCTCTGGGTCTCAAGCTGCCTTAGAGGCGGGCGGCGGCCGTCGCTTCACAATGAGCGTGTGTGAAACGCTAGGGGAGGAGCCGAAGCAGCGGAGAGGAAGATCCGGCGGCCACGCCCACACCTCCGGCGTAACGTCAGGATTCTTCCGCTGTGTGTGAGGTGAACGTCATAGCGTAAAGTTCTTCCGCCAAGAAAAAGACACCCCCCACTCCACAGTAACTGCTCATTTAGTTTGGTAGTAGGGCTCCAGAGGAGTTAGTCCTTTCACTTTTTCCGCTCTACATACAAATTTGGTGAGCATTAGTGATTCGCTTGAAGGTGCTTATCCTTCCACGTAAATCTGCGCCCATTTCTGAAGTGTGGCTTTTAAATCTAAATTGTTACTTGACCAGGCTTTAAAATGAGCCCTTGAAAAGGCagcagcaggctgggaatgtgacttagtggtagagtgcttgcctagcatgcatgaagccctgggttccattcctcagcaccatgtaaagaggaaaagctggaagtggccctgtggctcaaatggtagagtgctagccttaagcacaaagaagccaggggcagtgctcaggccctaagttcaagcctagccaaaaaagaaaagttcaagactagccaaaaaagacaaaacacaataaaatgtAGCAGCCTTGccaggcaccggtgactcacacctataatcctgctactcataaggctgagatctgaggattgccgttcatagccagtctgggcaggaaagtgtgggggactctcatcaccaattaaccactagaaaacgaagtggagctgtggctcaacaaaaagtggtaaagcgctagcctcgagcaaagagctcagggactatgcTCAGGCACTGACTGAGcttaagctccatgactgacaatacaaaaaactaaaggacagggcccaggccttgagttcaagccccagtacaggcatacGAAGCACACACACCCGCGACTGAAAGAGCAGCTTAATTGGTAGACTGCTTGACTAGCATaggtaaggccctgggttcaattaccagTACcccttgccacccccccccccgaaaaaaaaaatcccccagtTTTACAATTAAGGAAACCATTCAAAGCAGATGGAATattagctattgaggaggctgagatctgaaagacagattcaaagccagcctgtgcagtagGTTTGAGCTGCACTGAACTCCCTTTCCCACAACATACCATGCCCTTCCTCCACACTGCCTGCCCAACTGTCCATTCACAGAACATTCTCTTTTGGTCCtctactttttcattttcatgcTCCAATGTCCATTTTTCCAGGTGTCTTTTGTTACTGACTCCCTCCTTTTAGCTTCCAAACCATACTAAAATTAGCCAAAGAGTTAGGGGCAGCTAGAGTATGCAGTcagcatgcctgaggccctggctTAATCCTCAGCATAAATAAGAAACAACCTGCAGGtagtgcatacatgtatatagtcCCAGCTGTTTGTGAGGCTtcttcaaagcaagcctgggcattGTAGCAAGACTATCTCTAGTAATACTAGGGTTTGGATTCAagaaatgaactcagggccatcaCTTGGACTATCTCCAGCTTTCTgttagtttgg
This genomic stretch from Perognathus longimembris pacificus isolate PPM17 chromosome 23, ASM2315922v1, whole genome shotgun sequence harbors:
- the Atxn2l gene encoding ataxin-2-like protein isoform X12 gives rise to the protein MLKPQPPQQTSQPPQPPPTQQAVARRPPGGTSPPNGGLPGPLAVTAAPPGPPVVASPCLGPAAGSGLRRGAEGILAPPPHQERPGAAAIGSARGQSTGKGPPQSPVFEGVYNNSRMLHFLTAVVGSTCDVKVKNGTTYEGIFKTLSSKFELAVDAVHRKASEPAGGPRREDIVDTMVFKPSDVMLVHFRNVDFNYATKDKFTDSAIAMNSKVNGEHKEKVLQRWEGGDSNSDDYDLESDMSNGWDPNEMFKFNEENYGVKTTYDSSLSSYTVPLEKDNSEEFRQRELRAAQLAREIESSPQYRLRIAMENEDGRTEEEKHSAVQRQGSGRESPSLASREGKYIPLPQRVREGPRGGVRCSSSRGGRPGLSSLPPRGPHHLDNSSPGPGSETRGINGGPSRMSPKAQRPLRGGKTLSSPNSRPSGEASVPPPAAVGRMYPPRSPKSAVPAPISTPCPEPPLGSAVATSAASIPVTSVVDPGAGSITPASPKISLTPTDVKEVPAKEPGRTLEPQDLARIAGKVSGLQNEQKRFQLEELRKFGAQFKLQPPSSPETSLDPFSPRILKEEAKGKEKEVDGLLTSESMGSPVSSKTESVSDKEDKPPLASAGGAEGSEQPPPPCPSQTGSPPVGLIKGDDKDEGPVAEQVKKSTLNPNAKEFNPTKPLLSVNKSTSTPTSPGPRTHSTPSIPVLTAGQSGLYSPQYISYIPQIHMGPAVQAPQMYPYPVSNSVPGQQGKYRGAKGSLPPQRSDQHQPASAPPMMQAAAAAGPPLVAATPYSSYIPYNPQQFPGQPAMMQPMAHYPSQPVFAPMLQSNQRMLTSGSHPPAIVSSSTPQYPSAEQPTPQALYATVHQSYPHHATQLHAHQPQPATTPTGSQPQSQHAAPSPVQHQAGQAPHLGSGQPQQNLYHPGALTGTPPSLPPGPSAQSPQSSFPQPAAVYAIHPHQQLPHGFTNMAHVTQAHVQTGVTAAPPPHPGAPHPPQVMLLHPTQGHGGPPQGAVPPSGVPALSASTPSPYPYIGHPQAPLPPPGELKIVLAAT
- the Atxn2l gene encoding ataxin-2-like protein isoform X11 yields the protein MLKPQPPQQTSQPPQPPPTQQAVARRPPGGTSPPNGGLPGPLAVTAAPPGPPVVASPCLGPAAGSGLRRGAEGILAPPPHQERPGAAAIGSARGQSTGKGPPQSPVFEGVYNNSRMLHFLTAVVGSTCDVKVKNGTTYEGIFKTLSSKFELAVDAVHRKASEPAGGPRREDIVDTMVFKPSDVMLVHFRNVDFNYATKDKFTDSAIAMNSKVNGEHKEKVLQRWEGGDSNSDDYDLESDMSNGWDPNEMFKFNEENYGVKTTYDSSLSSYTVPLEKDNSEEFRQRELRAAQLAREIESSPQYRLRIAMENEDGRTEEEKHSAVQRQGSGRESPSLASREGKYIPLPQRVREGPRGGVRCSSSRGGRPGLSSLPPRGPHHLDNSSPGPGSETRGINGGPSRMSPKAQRPLRGGKTLSSPNSRPSGEASVPPPAAVGRMYPPRSPKSAVPAPISTPCPEPPLGSAVATSAASIPVTSVVDPGAGSITPASPKISLTPTDVKEVPAKEPGRTLEPQDLARIAGKVSGLQNEQKRFQLEELRKFGAQFKLQPPSSPETSLDPFSPRILKEEAKGKEKEVDGLLTSESMGSPVSSKTESVSDKEDKPPLASAGGAEGSEQPPPPCPSQTGSPPVGLIKGDDKDEGPVAEQVKKSTLNPNAKEFNPTKPLLSVNKSTSTPTSPGPRTHSTPSIPVLTAGQSGLYSPQYISYIPQIHMGPAVQAPQMYPYPVSNSVPGQQGKYRGAKGSLPPQRSDQHQPASAPPMMQAAAAAGPPLVAATPYSSYIPYNPQQFPGQPAMMQPMAHYPSQPVFAPMLQSNQRMLTSGSHPPAIVSSSTPQYPSAEQPTPQALYATVHQSYPHHATQLHAHQPQPATTPTGSQPQSQHAAPSPVQHQAGQAPHLGSGQPQQNLYHPGALTGTPPSLPPGPSAQSPQSSFPQPAAVYAIHPHQQLPHGFTNMAHVTQAHVQTGVTAAPPPHPGAPHPPQVMLLHPTQGHGGPPQGAVPPSGVPALSASTPSPYPYIGHPQVQSHPSQQLPFHPPGN